The Stigmatopora argus isolate UIUO_Sarg chromosome 23, RoL_Sarg_1.0, whole genome shotgun sequence genome contains a region encoding:
- the gpr37b gene encoding prosaposin receptor GPR37b, which yields MQTLSPGLLFVFCLLNAHVCSPARNNGQGHVKEDISPHPSRTSVSSPIRQNGARDGSAGESPFGRGGVDSTPPWKRWVVTGARRLARNKRVLNRTATSAEDAVSHGDPTRHRGKRIKSNEGPRSAGGHHNAPKTPFLGEGDGNGKATKEEKAWKKGRTRLNKSSGVLAQPPSSPWEPIPKPLALTSTDAPFDLLTRRPELFTFREENPWDATPITPPGSQDFGDEIKNPFYPLTGETYGAYAITCVSGVIFLVGVAGNIAILCIVCQNYYMKSISNSLLANLAVWDFALILFCLPMVVFHELTKSWLLGEFTCRVVPYMEVASLGVTTFTLCALCIDRFRAATNVQMYYEMIENCTSTTAKLAVIWIGALLLALPELLIRQLVTEEAEIPDGVPEERCVIRISASLPDTLYVLGLTYEGARLWWCFGCYFCLPTLFTIGCSLVTARKIRHAEQASSVRGNKKQIRLESQMNCTVVALAIVYGACVVPENICNIVSVYMAASVPESAVSVLRLLSQLLLFCRAAVTPVLLLLLCRPLGRAFLDCCCCCCRCGRTPSSATASDDNEHECTTELELSPFSTIRRELSNYTPAGSHC from the exons ATGCAGACGCTCTCACCTGGGctgttgtttgtgttttgcCTTCTAAACGCACACGTGTGTTCGCCCGCCAGAAACAATGGTCAAGGGCACGTAAAAGAGGACATAAGCCCACACCCCTCCAGGACTTCCGTCTCGTCGCCGATTCGGCAGAACGGAGCGAGAGACGGATCCGCAGGTGAGTCCCCCTTCGGCCGAGGGGGCGTCGACTCCACGCCCCCTTGGAAACGCTGGGTCGTGACCGGAGCCAGGCGCTTGGCGCGCAACAAGCGAGTCTTGAATAGGACGGCGACGTCCGCGGAGGACGCCGTCTCGCACGGGGACCCGACCCGCCACCGTGGTAAGAGAATCAAGTCGAATGAGGGGCCGAGGAGTGCGGGCGGGCACCACAACGCGCCAAAGACCCCTTTTCTGGGGGAGGGCGATGGAAACGGGAAGGccacaaaagaggaaaaagcaTGGAAGAAAGGGAGAACCCGGCTGAACAAAAGCTCGGGGGTCCTGGCTCAGCCTCCCTCGTCGCCATGGGAACCCATCCCCAAGCCGTTGGCCCTCACGTCCACTGACGCGCCCTTTGACCTTCTCACCAGGAGGCCCGAACTTTTCACATTCCGGGAGGAGAACCCGTGGGACGCCACGCCCATCACGCCTCCCGGCTCGCAGGACTTTGGCGACGAGATCAAGAATCCCTTCTACCCGCTGACCGGCGAGACGTACGGCGCTTACGCCATCACTTGCGTGTCGGGGGTCATCTTCCTCGTGGGAGTGGCGGGCAACATCGCCATCCTCTGCATCGTGTGCCAGAATTACTACATGAAGAGCATCTCCAACTCACTGCTGGCTAATTTGGCGGTGTGGGATTTTGCGCTCATCTTGTTCTGCCTGCCCATGGTGGTCTTCCATGAGTTGACCAAGTCCTGGCTACTGGGGGAGTTCACCTGCAGGGTGGTGCCGTATATGGAG GTGGCCTCCCTGGGCGTGACCACCTTCACCCTGTGCGCTCTGTGCATCGATCGCTTCCGGGCGGCCACCAACGTGCAGATGTACTACGAGATGATCGAAAACTGCACGTCCACCACGGCCAAGCTGGCCGTCATCTGGATCGGGGCGCTCCTGCTGGCGCTGCCCGAGCTGCTGATCCGTCAGCTGGTGACGGAAGAGGCCGAAATACCGGACGGGGTTCCCGAGGAACGCTGCGTGATCCGGATCTCCGCCTCGCTCCCCGACACGCTCTACGTGCTGGGCTTGACGTACGAGGGCGCCCGACTGTGGTGGTGCTTCGGCTGCTACTTTTGCCTCCCCACCCTCTTCACCATCGGCTGCTCGCTGGTGACGGCGCGCAAGATCCGCCACGCCGAGCAGGCCAGCAGCGTGCGCGGCAACAAGAAGCAGATCCGCCTGGAGAGCCAGATGAACTGCACGGTGGTGGCGCTGGCCATCGTCTACGGCGCCTGCGTGGTGCCTGAGAACATCTGCAACATCGTGTCGGTCTACATGGCGGCCAGCGTTCCCGAGAGCGCCGTGTCGGTGCTGCGCCTCCTCTCCCAGCTGCTGCTCTTCTGCCGGGCGGCCGTGACGCCCGTGTTGCTGCTGCTCCTGTGTCGCCCGCTGGGCAGGGCCTTTTTggactgctgctgttgctgctgccgTTGCGGGCGCACGCCCTCCTCCGCCACGGCTAGTGACGATAACGAACACGAGTGCACCACCGAGCTGGAGTTGTCGCCGTTCAGCACCATTCGCCGGGAGCTCAGCAATTACACGCCGGCCGGCTCTCATTGCTAA
- the LOC144069094 gene encoding homeodomain-interacting protein kinase 1-like isoform X1: MEWIHSQTTCIKEFKFYSKLDSAGDMSIFFHYAAWSDETSSSGSIFGDDLDLDVGSLIRSPTADYIVESVLGCGSFGKVVHCKKLATEESVALKIIMEKEFNNDAQKEVETLEMLKNFNLEKYNIVKWYSSFLHEGHYCHEFEKLDMSLYQYQVTQKETLELKEIRPILQQVALSLQLLKSLGIAHTDLKPDNIMLVDHVHQPLRVKVIDFGTAILISERCKGSELQTLWFRSPEILLGATFNEAIDIWSLGCIAAELLMGKALFPSCDEFDMMRHILHVIGKPPNRLLNTGMYTKQYFQHFYANCEKRKPTLWMFKSALYTSSGIPCTLNSLEDLLQGHSELSGEDARADDLDRRSFVDLLVQMLKLDPNDRIRPNQILQHPFITMSHLGGDFNDCQYVKSCLDILSGHLTETSLNQGDFQLSGVVTTP; the protein is encoded by the exons ATGGAATGGATACACTCACAAACAACATGCATAAAAGAATTTAAGTTTTACTCCAAGCTCGACTCGGCAGGTGACATGTCGATATTTTTCCACTATGCGGCGTGGAGTGATGAAACAAGCTCGTCCGGAAGTATTTTTGGCGATGACTTAGATTTGGATGTAGGATCTTTGATACGCTCCCCCACCGCAGACTACATAGTGGAGAGTGTTTTGGGGTGCGGGTCATTCGGAAAGGTTGTCCACTGCAAGAAGCTGGCCACCGAAGAATCGGTTGCCCTGAAAATCATCATGGAGAAAGAATTCAACAACGACGCTCAGAAAGAAGTGGAGACTCTGGAAATGCTGAAAAACTTCAATTTGGAAAAATACAACATCGTCAAATGGTACAGCTCTTTCCTCCACGAGGGCCATTACTGTCACGAATTTGAGAAGCTAGACATGAGTCTTTACCAATACCAGGTCACACAGAAAGAGACTCTGGAGCTCAAAGAGATACGGCCCATTTTGCAGCAG GTAGCTTTATCTCTTCAGCTACTAAAGAGCCTGGGGATAGCCCATACCGATCTCAAACCAGATAACATCATGCTCGTGGATCACGTACACCAGCCGCTAAGAGTAAAAGTGATTGACTTTGGTACAGCTATTTTGATTTCAGAGAGGTGCAAAGGCTCGGAACTTCAGACGCTCTGGTTCAG ATCTCCAGAGATTCTGTTGGGTGCAACCTTCAATGAGGCTATTGATATTTGGTCTCTGGGCTGTATTGCAGCCGAACTGTTGATGGGCAAAGCATTGTTCCCTAGCTGTGATGAGTTTGACATG ATGAGACACATACTTCACGTCATAGGAAAACCACCCAATCGTCTACTGAATACTGGAATGTACACAAAGCAGTATTTCCAACACTTTTATGCTAACTGTGAAAAGAGGAAACCGACCCTTTGGATGTTTAAG TCAGCGCTCTACACTTCTTCTGGCATACCCTGTACCCTAAACAGCCTAGAAGATCTTCTGCAG GGTCACAGTGAACTTTCCGGAGAAGACGCCAGGGCCGACGATCTCGACAGGAGGAGTTTTGTTGACCTTTTGGTTCAGATGCTGAAGCTAGATCCTAATGACAGGATCAGACCTAACCAAATTCTTCAACATCCCTTCATCACCATGAGCCACCTTGGCGGGGACTTCAATGACTGTCAATA TGTTAAATCCTGCTTGGACATCCTGAGCGGTCATTTGACCGAGACCTCGTTGAACCAAGGAGACTTCCAGCTGTCCGGCGTGGTGACGACACCCTGA
- the LOC144069094 gene encoding homeodomain-interacting protein kinase 1-like isoform X2, with amino-acid sequence MVTQKETLELKEIRPILQQVALSLQLLKSLGIAHTDLKPDNIMLVDHVHQPLRVKVIDFGTAILISERCKGSELQTLWFRSPEILLGATFNEAIDIWSLGCIAAELLMGKALFPSCDEFDMMRHILHVIGKPPNRLLNTGMYTKQYFQHFYANCEKRKPTLWMFKSALYTSSGIPCTLNSLEDLLQGHSELSGEDARADDLDRRSFVDLLVQMLKLDPNDRIRPNQILQHPFITMSHLGGDFNDCQYVKSCLDILSGHLTETSLNQGDFQLSGVVTTP; translated from the exons ATG GTCACACAGAAAGAGACTCTGGAGCTCAAAGAGATACGGCCCATTTTGCAGCAG GTAGCTTTATCTCTTCAGCTACTAAAGAGCCTGGGGATAGCCCATACCGATCTCAAACCAGATAACATCATGCTCGTGGATCACGTACACCAGCCGCTAAGAGTAAAAGTGATTGACTTTGGTACAGCTATTTTGATTTCAGAGAGGTGCAAAGGCTCGGAACTTCAGACGCTCTGGTTCAG ATCTCCAGAGATTCTGTTGGGTGCAACCTTCAATGAGGCTATTGATATTTGGTCTCTGGGCTGTATTGCAGCCGAACTGTTGATGGGCAAAGCATTGTTCCCTAGCTGTGATGAGTTTGACATG ATGAGACACATACTTCACGTCATAGGAAAACCACCCAATCGTCTACTGAATACTGGAATGTACACAAAGCAGTATTTCCAACACTTTTATGCTAACTGTGAAAAGAGGAAACCGACCCTTTGGATGTTTAAG TCAGCGCTCTACACTTCTTCTGGCATACCCTGTACCCTAAACAGCCTAGAAGATCTTCTGCAG GGTCACAGTGAACTTTCCGGAGAAGACGCCAGGGCCGACGATCTCGACAGGAGGAGTTTTGTTGACCTTTTGGTTCAGATGCTGAAGCTAGATCCTAATGACAGGATCAGACCTAACCAAATTCTTCAACATCCCTTCATCACCATGAGCCACCTTGGCGGGGACTTCAATGACTGTCAATA TGTTAAATCCTGCTTGGACATCCTGAGCGGTCATTTGACCGAGACCTCGTTGAACCAAGGAGACTTCCAGCTGTCCGGCGTGGTGACGACACCCTGA